The proteins below are encoded in one region of Geomonas ferrireducens:
- a CDS encoding TIGR03118 family protein, translating to MRRTFPFAVAALLMSMSLAGCGDDDKHASTTYRQTNLVSNIPGLASTTDANLVNSWGIVRSSTSGWWVSDNGTGFSTVYNGSGQPFPIATPLTVTIPLPSAPGTATTATPTGVVFNNYSGFDVTPGVNATAARFIFVTEDGTISAWNTGTTATLKVDNPTFATGTGAVYKGAALATTGTANYLYAANFRAGTIDVFDSTFTPVTLPGTPFTVPAPHVAPPEGYSPFNVATIGGKLYVSYALLNSDTLLDDVPGQGHGFVEVFNPDGSYVMSLQSGTWFNSPWGMALAPANFGKFSNMVLVGNFGSGQITAFDPATGAFMGVMRDADNVPIVIDGLWGIGFGNGGNAGPTTTLFFAAGLNDESDGLFGTITPR from the coding sequence ATGCGCAGAACGTTCCCATTTGCAGTTGCGGCTTTGCTGATGTCCATGTCGCTGGCCGGTTGCGGCGACGATGACAAGCATGCATCGACAACGTACCGCCAGACCAACCTCGTGTCCAACATACCAGGGCTTGCGTCCACCACAGACGCCAACCTGGTGAACTCCTGGGGGATCGTCCGTTCGTCCACCAGCGGTTGGTGGGTGAGCGACAACGGAACGGGATTTTCAACGGTCTACAACGGGTCGGGTCAGCCTTTCCCGATCGCTACGCCGCTCACGGTAACCATTCCGCTGCCGTCAGCTCCCGGCACAGCCACCACCGCGACTCCGACCGGCGTTGTCTTCAACAACTACTCCGGCTTTGACGTGACACCCGGAGTGAACGCGACGGCGGCACGGTTCATCTTCGTCACCGAGGACGGTACCATCTCGGCCTGGAACACAGGAACTACGGCGACACTGAAGGTCGACAACCCGACCTTTGCGACGGGAACGGGGGCGGTCTACAAGGGAGCGGCCCTAGCAACCACCGGCACCGCCAACTACCTTTACGCCGCCAACTTCCGTGCAGGGACCATCGACGTCTTTGACTCCACCTTCACTCCGGTCACCCTGCCGGGGACGCCGTTCACAGTACCTGCGCCGCACGTCGCCCCTCCGGAAGGGTACTCCCCCTTCAACGTCGCCACCATCGGAGGCAAACTCTACGTAAGCTATGCGCTTTTGAACTCGGACACGCTACTGGATGACGTCCCCGGACAAGGGCACGGTTTCGTGGAGGTTTTCAATCCGGACGGGAGCTACGTAATGAGTCTGCAAAGCGGAACTTGGTTCAACTCCCCTTGGGGTATGGCACTGGCGCCGGCAAATTTCGGCAAGTTCAGCAACATGGTCCTCGTCGGGAATTTCGGCAGCGGCCAGATCACCGCCTTCGACCCCGCGACAGGAGCTTTCATGGGAGTGATGCGCGACGCAGACAACGTACCGATCGTCATTGACGGGCTTTGGGGTATCGGTTTCGGCAACGGCGGCAATGCCGGCCCGACAACTACCCTGTTTTTCGCCGCAGGACTCAACGACGAAAGCGACGGACTCTTCGGCACCATAACCCCACGTTGA
- the pgsA gene encoding CDP-diacylglycerol--glycerol-3-phosphate 3-phosphatidyltransferase, protein MPSTPAQIMNLPNILTMVRIAAIPLLCVLLLSPERETGFWAAALFAAASVTDWLDGYLARKMQIVTVFGKFLDPIADKLIVMAALIMILPFDRVPAWMVLVILGREMIITGLRGIASTEGIVIAASNLGKFKTIFQLVAIIGLLLHYDYHWFFGIDHPLLVVNMHNVGMFYLWIATVITIWSGVDYLYKFVRVIVK, encoded by the coding sequence ATGCCCTCTACCCCAGCACAGATCATGAACCTCCCGAACATCCTCACCATGGTGCGCATCGCTGCCATTCCGCTTCTGTGCGTCCTGCTGCTTTCGCCCGAGCGGGAGACCGGCTTCTGGGCCGCCGCCCTGTTTGCCGCCGCCTCGGTGACCGACTGGCTGGACGGCTACCTCGCCAGGAAGATGCAGATCGTCACCGTGTTCGGCAAGTTCCTCGACCCGATCGCCGACAAGCTGATCGTCATGGCCGCGCTCATCATGATCCTTCCCTTTGACCGGGTTCCCGCGTGGATGGTGCTCGTGATCCTCGGGCGCGAGATGATTATCACGGGGCTTCGCGGCATCGCATCCACCGAGGGAATCGTGATCGCCGCGAGCAACCTCGGAAAGTTCAAGACCATCTTTCAACTGGTTGCCATCATCGGTCTCTTGCTGCACTACGACTACCACTGGTTCTTCGGTATCGATCATCCGCTGCTAGTTGTGAACATGCACAACGTCGGCATGTTCTATCTCTGGATCGCGACCGTGATAACCATCTGGAGCGGCGTGGATTACCTGTACAAATTCGTTCGGGTCATCGTGAAATAA